The DNA segment TCATTTTTATAGAAATTTTCGCCCTGAAGATTATGTGCATCTTATTAATAGAGCTGTTTGTCTAGTCGGTAATTCTTCAAGTGGAATCAGAGAAGGCGCATTTCTCGGAACCCCTGTTGTCAATATCGGAACTCGCCAAAATTGTCGGCAACGCGGGGAGAATGTGATGGATGTTCAGTATGATAGTAAAGCTATTTATGACGCAATACAGCTGCAACTGGCACATGGCAAGTATAACTCAGTAAGTCTTTATGGGGACGGGGGAGCTGGAGAGAGGATCGCCGATATTTTGAGTAGTTGTGACTTGTCTATTACCAAAAGTTTTTTCCATGTCTAGTTCTACTAAATACTCTGGAAGTAAGAATGAGTTCCGGACCAATTGGGCTTCTCGCAAAGAGAGCAAGTATAACCATTGGACAGATGGAAAAACCACCAATCAGATTCAGTTTGCTTTTCGTAACCATTGGGAGATTTTTTCCGAGTTTATGAATTTTTCTGAGCCTGGTGATAGCTTGGAAGTTGGATGTGGGCGAGGCTCTTTATCCAGTTATTTTGCAGACAATGGGTGGCGGGTCTCCTTATTGGATAGCTCGTCAGAGGTCATAGAGATAGCAAAAAGAATTTTTCAGATTAATGGACACAGTGGCCAGTTCTTTTCTGGCGATGCAAATAATTTACCTTTCGAGTCGGATTCTTTTGATGTGGTTTTTAGCATTGGATTGCTGGAACACTTTGAAGATGCCTCAACCTCTTTGAATGAGCAGTGGAGGGTTTTGAGACCTGGAGGGTGGGTGTTTTCGTATATCGTCCCTGAGCGTCCTCAAAATGTGCAAAAATATTTTAATTGGGTAAATATTCTTTTGCGGAAAACAGTGGGTAAATTCCTGAGCAAAAAAAGTGAAATTTCAAAGCAGGACATCTATAGAAATGACTATTCTTCGGACGTCTACTTGCCAATGATTGAGACATTGAATCCAAGCAAGGTCGTGGTAACTGGGATGTATCCAATGCCGATGATAAGTCATTCTCCAGAATTTCCGTTTTCATTGCTACCCTCGCCATTGGAACGCTTTTTAGTGATGCTTTTCAAAGGAGCGATTTTTCTCCGTAAGATTGTGACTGGCCGGCATGGCTGGCTATGCTCTGAACCCATGGGGCAGGCATTTCTTATTGCGGTACAAAAAGGGGATTTTGGTGAAAATAGTTAATGTAGAAGCTAAGGGGTATTCGCCAAAAGCTGAACAGGCATTGCGAGAATTGGGTGATGTGCATATGACTAATGCCGATTATTCTATGTTGCTCACACTCGTTGAAGATGCTGATGTCCTTATTGTTCGACTGAAACACCTAATAGATGAAAAAATTTTGAAAAGGGCAAAACGCCTGAAAGTGATTGTGACGGCAACAACAGGACTTGATCATATCGATCTTGAAGCAGCAAGGATGCGCGGGATAACAGTTCTTTCATTGAAAGGGGAACAGGATTTTCTCCAAAATATTACAGCAACAGCTGAATTGACATGGGGCCTGTTATTGAGTTTGGTAAGGCGCTTACCTGCTGCTATGAGGCATGTGAACATGGGGGGATGGGATCGAGATGCCTTTAGAGGAAACGAGTTAAAAGGGAAGGTCCTTGGTGTGTTAGGGTTTGGGCGTCTTGGAAAAATGGTCGCAGAATATGGGCGAATCTTTCGTATGGAAGTCCTCACGCATGATCCATATGTTGACAGGCTTCCAGATTATGTCACTTCGTGCTCCCTGAACTCTTTATTAGAGAACTCCGATGTTGTTTCAGTCCATCTTCCTCTTAACAATGAAACTTGCGGGCTTCTAGGGAGTCGTGAGTTTGACAGTATGAAAAGAGGTGCTTTATTCATTAATACATCGCGTGGTGAGATAATGCAGGAAGAGGCGTTAAGGAATGCAATTCTAAATAAACACCTGGGTGGCGCAGGTCTTGATGTTTTGACTTCCGAACTGTCTGAATCTCCTGATTGGATAAATCATTCGCCGCTTATCCAATTGGCCCGTGAGAATTATAATGTTGTCATAACGCCTCATATTGGGGGGGCCACCATGGAATCCATGGAAAGCACAGAATTATTTATGGTCAATAAATTGAAGATGAAGTTGGAATCATTACATCATAGTTAATCTTCAGGAGTCTTATGCGTTCGTTTTTACAAGAGATTATACTACAGTTGAAAACCAAATTCTATTATCATGGCATCGAAAAAGCTCATGCTAGAAATGCGATGGAGCATCCTGAAGAATATAATAATATCCGGCGTATTTTACAGGCATATCATAAGGGGGGGGGGCTTCAGCATCTTTTTCAAGAATATAAGTTGTATCATTTGAAACAACTGTTGTGGTCTTGCAGACCAAGCTCAATACTGGAATTGGGCTCAGGTTCAACTACCCCGGTCTTTGCTGAGTATGTGCGTAGTGCTGGTAAAGAGTGCGTTATGACCTCTGTTGATGAAAGTGAAAAATGGTTAGAGCATGCAAAAAAAATAGCTTGGGAAAACTCCGCTTTAGAAAGCGCTGCCGAATTTATAGTAGCTCCTTCCATTTGTGAAGATATGCGACAACCTCCCGAAGTTAAATACGATTTTACTGCTAAGAAAGAATATGATTTTGTTTTTATTGATGGCCCCTCTCTTCTTGTGAATGGAGAAAAAAATAAGACAGCTGTTAATACTAACATCTTTGATCTACTCCAAACTCAGTCACCTGCAACGATTGTTGTGGATATACGGGAGAGTACTGTGAATGCTCTTAAGTCGAGACTCTATAATGAATATGATGTAATTGTTTCTGACGTTATTTTAAGGAAGGCAAATCGACTTGGGTATGAATACTTCAGTATATTCCGTCTTAAGAGTACCGGAATAAATTAATTATATTAAGTAAAAGTCCCTCATTTTGATGTTTTCAATCTAAGGGAACTTTATCAAAGGCAGCTTATGTCAAAATTCGTAAATATCTTTCATTGTATATGAAAGAGGCTTTTCTAGATTGGATTCATAAGATTGTTTAAGAAAAGTACAATCTATGTGTTTTATGACTCACATATTTTGCAAAGAGCCTTGCTTGTTGGGAGTGCCAGATGGAAATATTAGGTTTATTAACTGCCCGGGGGGGGTCAAAAGGAATTCCTGGGAAAAACTATAAAGAAATAGCAGGTAAACCTTTAATAACTTGGACTGCAAAAGAAGCGTTGAAGAGTTCATTACTTGGTCGAGTAGTTCTTAGTACTGACGATTTAAAAATCGCTGATATTGCTCGATCTTCCGGAGTTGAAGTCCCTTTTATGCGTCCAAAATATTTGGCTGAAGACGATTCTCCTCATATCGACTGTGTGCTGCACGCATTGGAGTGGCTTAAATTAGAGGAAAATTATGTCCCCGATCTTGTCTGTTTGTTACAACCAACATCACCATTACGCTTAGCTTCTGATATAGATGGTGCTTTGGAAATGGCTATAACTTTATTCCATGAAAAAGGAATTGCATCGGTTGTGTCAGTAACTGATTGTGTTCACCATCCTTTTCTTGTGCGTAAACAAGAGGACGATGGGAGCCTTACCCCGTTCATTGAACATAAAATTAGTTATGAGCGGAGACAAGATCTGCCAGTAGCATTGATGCGAAATGGCGCAGTGTATGTTAGCTCAACAAATTCGTTACTTCGGGATAAGACATTTTTCCCGGATAAATACTACGGTTATTACATGCCTTATGAAAGGTCTCTAGTCATTGATACCCCCATAGAATTCTCATTTGTCGAGATGCTTTTGCAAAATCAAAAAGAGAAAATGGAGCGCGTCCCTTAGTCATTCTTTTAGATGGCATGTAGGGGGATACCCTATAGTTGATGAATGACTATAGAAGAATCCTCATCTCTAGTTATGCAAATCTTGGTCTATTTGGAGATAATATGAAATTACTGGGTGTTACTATGGGGGGCTTCCTGCAGGTTTTTGTAGAGTTGCACAAACATATTTCCTCATTTCTACCATTAAATTCCCCTGCTATATTTGTATCAGATGCAAATAATTATAAAAATGCAAAGCAAGAGTTTCCGGAGTTATCTCAATATAAGACTTTGACTGAATGGGACTTCATTGAAAGAGGCCGGAAAAATAGTGTTAATGTCGAGATTTTAAAAGAATACCAGCAACGGTTTCCTGTCAGTCTTTGGAGAACAATTCTTGCTGACCGACGACTGTATTTCGGAAAACATTGTAAGTTTTGCCAAGATTATTCTTCACGTTTCAGTGAGACCGAACTCTTAGGAATTCTGTGCGCTGCTGTAAGAGATATTGATGCTTTTGTAGATAACTATAGGCCAGATGCTATAATCGGTTTTAGCTCTGTAACCCTCGCCGATTGTCTTTTTGAGCTTGTAGCAAAAGAAAAAAATATTCCATATTTCCAACTTAAATCTGCAAAAGTGCAAAATAGGATGATCATAAGTGAAACAGGAATGGGTAATTGTCCCATTTTTGCCCATCGGTATGAGTCTGGAAAGCCTGCATCCAGTGCATCAACCAAATTAGCAAAGCATATAATTGAAGAAATTCGAGGGCAAGGTCTTCAATATGAGGGAGTGATAGATTTCAATGTGTCGAGACTTATTGCTCTTTTCCATACTGCTTTTGGAAAACTTATTGATGGTTTTCAGACCGATTTGAAGAGTTGGCGTGACCCTGTTCTTCGCAAGGATAACCATAGGGAATCGGCTTTGGCCAAAGCTTATTTTACCACTGTCGTACATCCTATACGAATGATCTCTTCCCAGAAACGAATTCCTTTTTTGAGTGCGCAGCAAGTAAAATCACAAGGTGAATACTTATTTTATCCTATGCACTTTGAGCCTGAGGTGGCTCTTCAAGTCTTCGGGAGACCATACCAGAATCAAATTGAGGTTGTAAGAAATTTGGCCCTGAGTGTTCCCGTTGGAATGAAAGTTGTTGTCAAAGAGCATCCACGCTCTGTCGGGTTTCGCAGTTTAGATTATTATAAAAAACTATTGGAAATTCCAAATGTTCGTTTGGTTGATCCGTTTCTTCCTGCCTTTGAGATCGTGAAATATGCATCTGTTGTTGCCGTTGTATCAGGGACTATAGGGCTTGAGGCTGCTATATGCGGCAAGCCCGTTGTTGTATTGGGAGAAGTTCCATATCAAGTACTTCCGAATTCTATGGTTATTGTTTGTAGGGATCTATTTAACCTTGATTGTGACATTGCTGAACTCATTAAGAATTATAACTACAACGAAGAGGC comes from the Pseudodesulfovibrio piezophilus C1TLV30 genome and includes:
- a CDS encoding class I SAM-dependent methyltransferase codes for the protein MSSSTKYSGSKNEFRTNWASRKESKYNHWTDGKTTNQIQFAFRNHWEIFSEFMNFSEPGDSLEVGCGRGSLSSYFADNGWRVSLLDSSSEVIEIAKRIFQINGHSGQFFSGDANNLPFESDSFDVVFSIGLLEHFEDASTSLNEQWRVLRPGGWVFSYIVPERPQNVQKYFNWVNILLRKTVGKFLSKKSEISKQDIYRNDYSSDVYLPMIETLNPSKVVVTGMYPMPMISHSPEFPFSLLPSPLERFLVMLFKGAIFLRKIVTGRHGWLCSEPMGQAFLIAVQKGDFGENS
- a CDS encoding NAD(P)-dependent oxidoreductase, which codes for MKIVNVEAKGYSPKAEQALRELGDVHMTNADYSMLLTLVEDADVLIVRLKHLIDEKILKRAKRLKVIVTATTGLDHIDLEAARMRGITVLSLKGEQDFLQNITATAELTWGLLLSLVRRLPAAMRHVNMGGWDRDAFRGNELKGKVLGVLGFGRLGKMVAEYGRIFRMEVLTHDPYVDRLPDYVTSCSLNSLLENSDVVSVHLPLNNETCGLLGSREFDSMKRGALFINTSRGEIMQEEALRNAILNKHLGGAGLDVLTSELSESPDWINHSPLIQLARENYNVVITPHIGGATMESMESTELFMVNKLKMKLESLHHS
- a CDS encoding O-methyltransferase, whose translation is MRSFLQEIILQLKTKFYYHGIEKAHARNAMEHPEEYNNIRRILQAYHKGGGLQHLFQEYKLYHLKQLLWSCRPSSILELGSGSTTPVFAEYVRSAGKECVMTSVDESEKWLEHAKKIAWENSALESAAEFIVAPSICEDMRQPPEVKYDFTAKKEYDFVFIDGPSLLVNGEKNKTAVNTNIFDLLQTQSPATIVVDIRESTVNALKSRLYNEYDVIVSDVILRKANRLGYEYFSIFRLKSTGIN
- a CDS encoding capsular polysaccharide export protein, LipB/KpsS family; translation: MKLLGVTMGGFLQVFVELHKHISSFLPLNSPAIFVSDANNYKNAKQEFPELSQYKTLTEWDFIERGRKNSVNVEILKEYQQRFPVSLWRTILADRRLYFGKHCKFCQDYSSRFSETELLGILCAAVRDIDAFVDNYRPDAIIGFSSVTLADCLFELVAKEKNIPYFQLKSAKVQNRMIISETGMGNCPIFAHRYESGKPASSASTKLAKHIIEEIRGQGLQYEGVIDFNVSRLIALFHTAFGKLIDGFQTDLKSWRDPVLRKDNHRESALAKAYFTTVVHPIRMISSQKRIPFLSAQQVKSQGEYLFYPMHFEPEVALQVFGRPYQNQIEVVRNLALSVPVGMKVVVKEHPRSVGFRSLDYYKKLLEIPNVRLVDPFLPAFEIVKYASVVAVVSGTIGLEAAICGKPVVVLGEVPYQVLPNSMVIVCRDLFNLDCDIAELIKNYNYNEEAVERLLGLIVDDSVAVNFYSKILGKTERVAEAGDSRSRHEEFLALAGYVASKLFTLKKSPTKS
- a CDS encoding acylneuraminate cytidylyltransferase family protein produces the protein MEILGLLTARGGSKGIPGKNYKEIAGKPLITWTAKEALKSSLLGRVVLSTDDLKIADIARSSGVEVPFMRPKYLAEDDSPHIDCVLHALEWLKLEENYVPDLVCLLQPTSPLRLASDIDGALEMAITLFHEKGIASVVSVTDCVHHPFLVRKQEDDGSLTPFIEHKISYERRQDLPVALMRNGAVYVSSTNSLLRDKTFFPDKYYGYYMPYERSLVIDTPIEFSFVEMLLQNQKEKMERVP